From a region of the Stenotrophomonas sp. BIO128-Bstrain genome:
- a CDS encoding LysR substrate-binding domain-containing protein, with protein MGAVLPLLALRAFVETGRHGSLKAAAAVMGVTPGAISQQLKLLQARTGVELFTRTRHGVALTAAGAQVHPALLRAFDQIQDGMATLDAIHARQTLTISTVPSFAAAWLVPRLGRFTARHPEIEVRVEASSALADLRRDRIDIAIRHGLGEYPGLVSRPLAAPVLLPVACPTLLAEGPPIHSPVDCLQYPLLQDSDRSDWSLWFRALGLPADPRIERGPAFDDDVLLIRAAEAGQGIALVRDLYVDAEVASGRLAVVLDQPWPTRFAYYAVTLPGAEETPSIAAFLGWLQDEVEAPTSAL; from the coding sequence ATGGGCGCTGTCCTTCCCCTCCTCGCGCTGCGCGCCTTCGTCGAAACCGGACGACATGGCAGCCTCAAGGCGGCCGCCGCGGTCATGGGCGTCACCCCGGGTGCGATCAGCCAGCAGCTCAAGCTGTTGCAGGCGCGCACCGGCGTGGAGCTCTTCACCCGCACGCGGCACGGCGTCGCCCTCACCGCCGCCGGCGCGCAGGTGCACCCTGCGCTGCTGCGTGCGTTCGATCAGATCCAGGACGGCATGGCGACGCTGGACGCCATCCATGCGCGGCAGACGCTGACGATCAGCACCGTGCCCAGCTTTGCCGCCGCCTGGCTGGTGCCGCGGCTGGGCCGCTTCACCGCGCGGCATCCGGAGATCGAGGTGCGCGTGGAAGCCTCGTCGGCCTTGGCGGATCTGCGCCGCGATCGCATCGACATCGCGATCCGCCACGGTCTCGGCGAGTATCCCGGGCTGGTCTCGCGCCCGCTGGCGGCACCGGTGCTGTTGCCGGTGGCCTGCCCGACGCTGCTCGCCGAGGGACCGCCGATCCACTCCCCCGTGGACTGCCTGCAGTACCCGCTGCTGCAGGATTCCGATCGCAGTGACTGGTCGCTATGGTTCCGCGCGCTTGGTCTGCCCGCCGATCCGCGCATCGAGCGTGGCCCGGCCTTCGATGATGACGTGCTGCTGATCCGCGCGGCGGAAGCGGGCCAGGGCATCGCGCTGGTGCGCGATCTGTATGTGGACGCCGAAGTGGCCAGCGGTCGGCTGGCGGTGGTGCTGGATCAGCCCTGGCCGACGCGGTTTGCGTACTACGCCGTCACCCTGCCCGGCGCCGAGGAGACACCGTCCATCGCAGCCTTCCTGGGTTGGCTGCAGGACGAGGTCGAGGCCCCCACCAGCGCGCTGTGA
- a CDS encoding glutathione S-transferase family protein, whose amino-acid sequence MSPASLHLYTDSSPNGFKITIALEELGIPYVLHHVRIDAGEHRHPDFLRLHPHGRIPVLVDEATGVTVFESAAILLYLAEQSGRLLPDAPRSRSEAITWLMFHSASVGPILGQRVHFEMFADAPYAPAIERYRRLSAEFFATLDQRLTGRSWLAGEAYSIADIAGYGWTHIARLIGFDFSAYPHLSAWHARMSQRPAVQRGVLLPEPATGP is encoded by the coding sequence ATGTCCCCAGCGTCGCTGCACCTGTACACCGACAGCTCGCCCAACGGCTTCAAGATCACCATCGCGCTGGAAGAGCTCGGCATCCCTTACGTGCTGCATCACGTGCGCATCGACGCCGGTGAGCACCGCCATCCCGATTTCCTTCGGCTGCATCCACACGGCCGCATTCCGGTGCTGGTCGACGAGGCAACCGGTGTCACGGTGTTCGAATCCGCCGCCATCCTGCTGTATCTGGCCGAGCAGAGCGGACGGCTGTTGCCCGACGCGCCACGCTCGCGCTCGGAGGCCATCACCTGGTTGATGTTCCACTCGGCCAGCGTCGGGCCGATCCTTGGGCAGCGCGTGCACTTCGAGATGTTCGCCGACGCGCCCTACGCACCCGCCATCGAACGCTACCGGCGCCTGAGCGCCGAGTTCTTCGCCACCCTGGACCAGCGCCTCACAGGCCGCTCATGGCTGGCAGGCGAGGCGTACTCCATCGCCGATATCGCCGGCTATGGCTGGACCCATATCGCCCGGCTCATCGGCTTCGATTTCAGCGCCTACCCGCACCTGAGTGCGTGGCACGCGCGCATGTCGCAGCGGCCCGCCGTACAGCGTGGGGTGCTGCTCCCCGAACCGGCCACCGGCCCCTGA
- a CDS encoding LLM class oxidoreductase has product MTLLTDITPMQAPLTGASAPTFARHAGYQRMFREGALTLGVFLPLRFYQGDMQVLAGQADLVSQLDRDGFAAAWVRDVPLFDPLFGDAGQVFDPFTYLAFLAARTKRLALATGSAIFSLRHPIDLAKSATTIDQLSGGRLVLGIASGDRPVEFPAYGLEHADRGHRFADSVLYVRQLMQHGPLHIDSPLGALQGVELLPKPVAGAIPLLVTGTSRQTLDWVGQHADGWLTYPEATHHAGGPRRLADKIQAWRRLIPDGGFRPHVTNEWLDLVEDPNHPRTPLNSGYTLRTGRNGLIDLLGEWQRAGVNHAALGIQFSQRPAGEVLQELAEYVLPLFPSHDGALPAGTRW; this is encoded by the coding sequence ATGACCCTGTTGACTGATATCACCCCGATGCAGGCGCCACTGACCGGCGCATCCGCACCGACGTTCGCCCGCCATGCCGGTTACCAGCGCATGTTCCGCGAGGGGGCGCTGACGCTGGGTGTGTTCCTGCCCCTGCGCTTCTATCAAGGCGACATGCAGGTGCTGGCCGGGCAGGCGGATCTGGTGAGCCAGCTCGACCGTGACGGCTTCGCTGCGGCCTGGGTGCGCGATGTGCCGCTGTTCGATCCTCTGTTCGGCGATGCCGGGCAGGTGTTCGATCCGTTTACCTATCTGGCCTTCCTGGCGGCACGCACGAAGCGGCTGGCGCTGGCCACAGGCAGTGCGATCTTCTCGCTGCGCCACCCGATCGATCTGGCCAAGTCGGCCACCACCATCGACCAGCTGTCCGGTGGGCGCCTGGTGCTGGGCATCGCCTCCGGCGATCGTCCGGTCGAGTTCCCCGCGTACGGTCTGGAGCATGCCGACCGCGGCCACCGCTTCGCCGATTCGGTGCTGTACGTCAGGCAGCTGATGCAGCACGGTCCCTTGCATATCGACTCGCCACTGGGCGCGCTGCAGGGCGTAGAGCTGTTGCCCAAGCCGGTGGCCGGGGCGATTCCCCTGCTGGTGACCGGCACCTCGCGCCAGACACTGGACTGGGTCGGGCAGCATGCCGATGGTTGGCTGACCTATCCCGAGGCAACCCATCACGCGGGCGGACCGCGGCGCCTGGCCGACAAGATCCAGGCATGGCGCCGTCTCATCCCCGACGGTGGCTTCCGCCCGCATGTCACCAACGAATGGCTGGATCTGGTCGAGGACCCGAACCATCCCCGCACGCCGCTCAATAGCGGCTACACGCTGAGAACCGGCCGCAACGGATTGATCGATCTGCTGGGCGAGTGGCAGCGTGCCGGCGTGAACCATGCTGCGCTGGGCATCCAGTTCTCGCAGCGCCCGGCGGGCGAGGTGCTGCAGGAACTGGCCGAGTACGTACTGCCGTTGTTTCCTTCGCATGACGGGGCGCTGCCGGCTGGCACGCGCTGGTAG
- a CDS encoding MarR family transcriptional regulator, translated as MLEIKHQAFLTELARRGQPDTGELALCFQVLSLASAIDQDCASRLAPLGLSEGRFVLLFLLRGADTALSPHQLAERAGVTRATVTGLLDGLEREHLVSRHSDPDDKRRIHVRLTPAGQALAAQLFDQQTDWIASLFADISPRERRTLSTLLQRVWSRTDAGRAA; from the coding sequence ATGCTGGAAATCAAACACCAGGCTTTCCTGACCGAACTGGCGCGACGTGGCCAGCCGGATACGGGGGAATTGGCGCTGTGTTTCCAGGTGCTGTCGCTGGCCAGCGCGATCGACCAGGACTGCGCGAGTCGTCTGGCACCGCTGGGCCTGAGCGAAGGGCGTTTCGTGCTCCTGTTCCTGCTGCGCGGTGCGGATACGGCCTTGTCGCCCCACCAATTGGCCGAGCGCGCCGGCGTCACCCGTGCCACCGTTACCGGCCTGCTGGATGGCCTGGAGCGCGAACACCTGGTGAGCCGCCACAGTGATCCGGATGACAAACGCCGCATCCATGTACGGCTGACCCCGGCGGGTCAGGCACTCGCTGCGCAACTGTTCGACCAGCAGACCGACTGGATCGCCTCGCTGTTCGCCGACATCAGCCCCAGGGAACGGCGCACGCTTAGCACGCTGTTGCAACGCGTGTGGTCGCGCACTGACGCAGGACGTGCCGCATGA
- a CDS encoding DNA alkylation repair protein, giving the protein MKPPVTRERRGQLDRGEAEATHLTEVLAVDFAKLMANVAPDLPASAITPMRNAAKRGITLRMQGAATLLRVHGHGDHARWSRHASDTVRGWACYLIGSDPGLSLEHKLDALRALADDAHFGVREWAWLAVRPHIVSEPLRVLTHVHGWTTDASPNVRRFACEALRPRGVWAAHIALFKQEPQHALPLLQALCCDASRYVQDSVGNWLNDAGKSQPDWVRALCSEWQQHHADDPANTYIRKRALRSL; this is encoded by the coding sequence ATGAAACCGCCCGTCACCCGCGAGCGACGCGGACAGCTGGATCGCGGTGAAGCCGAAGCCACGCATCTGACCGAAGTGCTGGCCGTCGATTTCGCCAAGCTGATGGCCAATGTCGCCCCTGATTTGCCCGCGTCGGCGATCACCCCGATGCGCAACGCTGCCAAGCGCGGCATCACCCTGCGCATGCAGGGCGCCGCCACGCTGCTGCGCGTGCACGGACACGGCGATCACGCGCGGTGGTCGCGCCATGCCAGTGACACGGTACGTGGCTGGGCCTGCTATCTGATTGGTAGCGACCCGGGGTTGTCACTGGAGCACAAGCTGGATGCGCTGCGCGCGCTGGCCGATGACGCACACTTCGGCGTGCGCGAGTGGGCGTGGCTGGCCGTGCGTCCGCATATCGTGTCCGAACCGCTGCGGGTGCTCACGCACGTGCACGGCTGGACCACCGACGCCTCGCCCAACGTGCGCCGCTTCGCCTGCGAAGCGCTGCGACCGCGGGGTGTTTGGGCAGCCCACATCGCGCTGTTCAAGCAGGAACCACAGCACGCCCTGCCGCTGCTGCAGGCGCTGTGCTGCGATGCCTCGCGCTACGTGCAGGATTCGGTCGGCAACTGGCTGAACGATGCGGGCAAAAGCCAGCCTGACTGGGTCCGCGCGCTGTGCAGCGAATGGCAGCAGCACCACGCCGATGATCCGGCCAACACCTATATCCGCAAGCGCGCACTGCGCTCGCTCTGA
- a CDS encoding DUF6616 family protein, whose product MSHMLIELYTATPAWTALDPVSRGAFFARIGAGMQHVDPARITPVAMGRIEQDVPHTTAEQFYAVWQCAERLDADALLAAIGATGWHEYFTTTHAVGAAGTLQQHLAELAALPRG is encoded by the coding sequence ATGTCGCACATGTTGATCGAGCTCTACACCGCCACCCCCGCCTGGACCGCGCTGGACCCGGTGTCGCGCGGGGCGTTCTTCGCCCGCATCGGCGCCGGCATGCAGCACGTGGATCCGGCCCGCATCACGCCGGTGGCGATGGGCCGCATCGAACAGGACGTTCCGCACACCACGGCCGAGCAGTTCTATGCGGTGTGGCAGTGCGCCGAACGGCTCGATGCCGATGCCTTGCTGGCCGCGATCGGCGCTACCGGGTGGCACGAGTACTTCACCACGACGCACGCGGTGGGGGCAGCAGGCACGCTGCAGCAGCACCTGGCCGAGCTGGCGGCGTTGCCGCGGGGGTGA
- the aroG gene encoding 3-deoxy-7-phosphoheptulonate synthase AroG, translating into MPPHTDDLRIRKIEPLTPPAQLLAMLPCDDEASDTVSASRTALHEILHGRDDRLAVVIGPCSIHDPVAAIEYAQRLKPLRDAYADELEIVMRVYFEKPRTTVGWKGLINDPDLDGSFNINKGLRVARGLLRDINKLGLPAGVEFLDVISPQYIADLVAWGAIGARTTESQVHRELASGLSCPVGFKNGTDGNIKIAADAIGAASNPHHFLSVTKEGGTAIVATAGNPDCHVILRGGKTPNYDADHVEATSQTLAKSHLAARIMIDASHANSSKNPENQPKVIADINAQLANGEERIVGVMVESHLVAGRQDLVDGQPLTYGQSITDGCIGWDSSLAVLESLAEAVRARRAARISEAA; encoded by the coding sequence ATGCCCCCGCACACCGATGACCTGCGCATCCGCAAGATCGAACCGTTGACCCCGCCGGCCCAGCTGCTGGCCATGCTGCCCTGCGACGATGAAGCCTCCGATACGGTCAGCGCCTCGCGCACGGCCCTGCACGAGATCCTGCACGGCCGCGATGACCGCCTGGCGGTAGTGATCGGCCCGTGCTCGATCCATGACCCGGTGGCCGCCATCGAATACGCTCAGCGCCTCAAGCCGCTGCGCGATGCCTACGCCGACGAGCTGGAAATCGTCATGCGCGTGTACTTCGAGAAGCCCCGCACCACGGTGGGCTGGAAGGGCCTGATCAACGATCCGGACCTGGACGGCAGCTTCAACATCAACAAGGGCCTGCGCGTGGCGCGCGGTCTGCTGCGCGACATCAACAAGCTCGGCCTGCCGGCCGGCGTTGAATTCCTCGACGTGATCTCGCCGCAGTACATCGCCGACCTGGTCGCCTGGGGCGCGATCGGCGCGCGGACCACCGAAAGCCAGGTGCATCGCGAACTGGCATCGGGATTGTCGTGCCCGGTCGGGTTCAAGAACGGCACCGACGGCAACATCAAGATCGCTGCCGATGCGATTGGTGCGGCCTCCAACCCGCATCACTTCCTGTCGGTGACCAAGGAAGGCGGCACCGCCATCGTGGCCACCGCCGGCAACCCGGACTGTCACGTGATCCTGCGCGGCGGCAAGACGCCGAACTACGATGCCGACCACGTGGAAGCGACCAGCCAGACGCTGGCCAAGTCGCACCTGGCCGCACGCATCATGATCGATGCCAGCCACGCCAACAGCAGCAAGAATCCGGAGAACCAGCCCAAGGTCATCGCCGACATCAACGCGCAGCTGGCCAATGGCGAAGAGCGCATCGTCGGCGTCATGGTGGAGAGTCATCTGGTGGCCGGCCGGCAGGACCTGGTGGACGGCCAGCCGCTGACCTACGGCCAGAGCATCACCGATGGCTGCATCGGCTGGGACAGCTCGCTGGCGGTGCTGGAGAGCCTTGCCGAGGCAGTGCGGGCACGGCGGGCGGCGCGGATCAGCGAGGCGGCGTAA
- a CDS encoding DUF1778 domain-containing protein: protein MALASKVINFRAPADKQALIDRAVEVTGVSRTEFILDAACEKAREVLADQTQFSLDPQQLRRFNALLDAPLENNAAIRKLLSTPAPWER from the coding sequence GTGGCCCTCGCCAGCAAAGTCATCAACTTCCGGGCGCCCGCCGACAAGCAGGCGCTGATCGACCGCGCCGTTGAGGTTACCGGGGTGAGCCGAACCGAGTTCATTCTGGATGCTGCCTGTGAGAAGGCGCGGGAGGTACTCGCGGACCAGACACAGTTCTCCCTGGATCCTCAGCAGCTGCGACGCTTTAATGCGTTGCTGGATGCACCGCTGGAAAACAACGCGGCCATCAGGAAACTGTTGAGCACGCCTGCACCCTGGGAGCGCTGA
- a CDS encoding GNAT family N-acetyltransferase, with product MRLSVPHALAQAHRLEQFRCSAAELTSWLMERAHQNQASGALRCFVVCDAQHNVVGYYALAAGGVSHQLVPGRLRRNMPHPIPVIVLCRLAVHADWVGQGVGAGLLKDAVQRTMQVCGHIGARALLCHAFDDTAKAFYLKHGFIASPMDGRTMMLPVA from the coding sequence TTGCGGTTGTCTGTGCCGCATGCGCTGGCTCAAGCGCATCGGTTGGAGCAGTTTCGATGCAGCGCGGCGGAGCTGACCTCGTGGTTGATGGAGCGTGCCCACCAGAACCAGGCATCGGGGGCATTGCGGTGTTTTGTTGTATGTGATGCGCAACACAATGTGGTGGGCTATTACGCGCTCGCTGCCGGCGGCGTTTCGCACCAGCTGGTTCCCGGTCGCCTTCGCCGGAACATGCCGCACCCCATTCCGGTCATCGTGCTGTGCAGGTTGGCCGTCCATGCCGACTGGGTCGGCCAGGGTGTCGGCGCGGGACTGCTGAAAGACGCTGTGCAACGCACGATGCAGGTCTGCGGGCACATCGGCGCGCGCGCCTTGTTGTGTCATGCGTTCGACGACACTGCCAAAGCGTTCTATCTCAAGCATGGCTTCATCGCGTCGCCGATGGATGGCAGGACGATGATGTTGCCTGTTGCATAG
- a CDS encoding efflux RND transporter permease subunit, whose protein sequence is MSPLSRAIGWFVRHPVATVLLAVAVVLAGLLGLRLLPVAPLPQVDYPAINVSASLPGASPESMAANVATPLERALGTIPGLTGIDSASTQGSTQVELKFALGRNVDDAARDVQAAINAARAQLPSGMPGMPQYRKVNPSQAPIMALALSSDSLAPGQIYDVASTVIAQKLAQIPGVGEVQVGGSSLPAVRVSLDPNALNHHRIALDDIAAAIRNANALKPLGTVASQAQQWQLEATLQLRTAAEYRRLIVAMRDGRPVYLEDVAGISEGVEDRYASGFHNERPAVLLIVSRQPEANIIETVDAIQAQMDTLQALLPANIDMQVVMDRSPVIRATLREAELTLLLAIALVVLVVLAFLGHWRAALVPTVAIPVSLLGALAIIALLGFSLNTLSLMALIVAAVLVVDDAIVVLENIARHREEGASPMTAALRGAGEVGATLLSMNIALAVVFISILFLDDFVEKLFREFSLTLVAAMGVSLLVSLSLTPMLCARLLGQARPGPGNGLQRAGTALFERLRGAYVGSLQTMLRWLALPLLLFAGVIALNVWLFQQVPKGIVPKQDTAQLRGFARGDDGLSFQVMQPKIEAYRKLLLADPAISDIIGYIGGRSGVNNAFIMIKMKPLAERKVSSQQVIDRLRANMPKIPGGGMFLWVDQDIKLEGSGDSGQYEFQLLSGELEPLRQWTPRVADALRALPELVDVESKGDEGMRQVVLDIDRDAAARLGVDMRMIASVLNNAFSQRQVATLYDTLNQYRVVMELDPRYTQDPSTLEQIHVIGKDGQRLPLSSIARWEYGMAPDRIYHSQQFASVWIEFALAPGVTLDQAVKAVDQAMARIMLPTHVQARLSGEAGGFEKLRERQLWLILGAMLAVYLVLGVLYESFVQPLAILSTLPSAGVGALLALMAFGNELNLISLLGLFLLVGVVMKNTILIIDFALSAERERGLSSYEAICEAARLRFRPILMTSVAALLGTLPLMLATGEGWEMRQPLGIAIVGGLLVSQWLTLYTTPAIYLASAKLRRAA, encoded by the coding sequence GTGAGTCCGCTGTCGCGGGCGATCGGCTGGTTCGTCCGGCATCCCGTCGCCACCGTGCTGCTCGCGGTCGCGGTGGTGCTGGCCGGCCTGCTCGGGCTGCGCCTGCTGCCGGTCGCGCCGTTGCCGCAGGTCGACTACCCGGCCATCAACGTCAGTGCCAGCCTGCCGGGCGCGAGTCCGGAATCGATGGCGGCCAACGTCGCCACGCCGCTGGAGCGTGCCCTGGGCACCATCCCGGGATTGACCGGGATCGACTCGGCCAGCACCCAGGGCTCGACCCAGGTCGAGCTCAAGTTCGCGCTCGGCCGCAACGTGGACGATGCCGCGCGCGACGTGCAGGCGGCGATCAATGCCGCGCGCGCGCAGCTGCCCAGCGGCATGCCGGGCATGCCCCAGTACCGCAAGGTGAATCCCTCGCAGGCGCCGATCATGGCGCTGGCGCTGAGCTCGGACAGCCTCGCGCCGGGCCAGATCTACGACGTGGCCTCCACCGTGATCGCACAGAAGCTGGCGCAGATTCCCGGCGTCGGCGAGGTGCAGGTGGGCGGCAGCTCACTGCCCGCGGTGCGCGTCTCGCTGGATCCCAATGCACTCAACCATCACCGCATCGCGCTGGACGACATCGCCGCGGCGATCCGCAATGCCAACGCACTCAAGCCACTGGGCACCGTCGCCAGCCAGGCCCAGCAGTGGCAGCTGGAAGCGACGCTGCAGCTGCGCACCGCCGCCGAGTACCGCCGCCTGATCGTGGCGATGCGCGATGGCCGCCCGGTGTACCTGGAGGACGTGGCCGGGATCAGCGAAGGGGTTGAAGACCGCTACGCCAGCGGCTTCCACAACGAGCGCCCGGCGGTGCTGCTGATCGTCAGCCGCCAGCCGGAGGCCAACATCATCGAGACCGTCGACGCCATCCAGGCACAGATGGACACGCTGCAGGCGCTGCTGCCGGCCAACATCGACATGCAGGTGGTGATGGACCGTTCGCCGGTGATCCGCGCCACCCTGCGCGAGGCCGAGCTGACGTTGCTGCTGGCGATCGCCCTGGTGGTGCTGGTGGTGCTGGCCTTCCTCGGCCACTGGCGCGCGGCGCTGGTGCCGACCGTTGCCATCCCGGTCTCGCTGCTGGGCGCGCTGGCGATCATCGCCCTGCTCGGGTTCTCGCTCAACACGCTCTCGCTGATGGCGCTGATCGTGGCCGCGGTGCTGGTGGTGGACGATGCCATCGTGGTGCTGGAGAACATCGCCCGCCATCGCGAAGAAGGCGCCTCACCGATGACCGCCGCGCTGCGGGGCGCGGGGGAAGTCGGTGCCACGCTGCTGTCGATGAACATCGCGCTGGCCGTGGTGTTCATCTCGATCCTGTTCCTGGATGACTTCGTCGAGAAGCTGTTCCGCGAGTTCTCGCTGACCCTGGTGGCGGCGATGGGTGTCTCGCTGCTGGTTTCGCTGAGCCTGACCCCGATGCTGTGCGCGCGCCTGCTCGGGCAGGCACGGCCCGGCCCCGGCAATGGCCTGCAGCGCGCCGGCACCGCGCTGTTCGAGCGTCTGCGCGGCGCCTATGTGGGCAGCCTGCAGACAATGCTGCGCTGGCTCGCGCTGCCGCTGCTGCTGTTCGCCGGTGTGATCGCACTGAACGTGTGGCTGTTCCAACAGGTGCCCAAGGGCATCGTGCCCAAGCAGGACACCGCGCAGCTGCGTGGCTTCGCGCGCGGCGACGACGGCCTCTCGTTCCAGGTGATGCAGCCCAAGATCGAGGCCTACCGCAAGCTGCTGCTGGCCGACCCGGCGATCAGCGACATCATCGGGTACATCGGCGGCCGCAGCGGGGTCAACAACGCCTTCATCATGATCAAGATGAAGCCGCTGGCCGAGCGCAAGGTCTCCAGCCAGCAGGTGATCGACCGCCTGCGCGCCAACATGCCGAAGATTCCGGGCGGCGGCATGTTCCTGTGGGTGGACCAGGACATCAAGCTGGAAGGCAGCGGCGACAGCGGCCAGTACGAGTTCCAGCTGCTCTCCGGCGAGCTGGAACCGCTGCGGCAGTGGACGCCCAGGGTGGCCGATGCGCTGCGCGCCCTGCCCGAGCTGGTCGACGTGGAATCCAAGGGCGATGAAGGCATGCGGCAGGTGGTGCTCGACATCGACCGCGATGCCGCCGCCCGCCTGGGCGTGGACATGCGCATGATCGCTTCCGTGCTCAACAATGCCTTCAGCCAACGCCAGGTTGCCACGCTGTACGACACGCTCAACCAGTACCGCGTGGTGATGGAGCTGGACCCGCGCTACACCCAGGATCCTTCCACGCTGGAGCAGATCCATGTGATCGGCAAGGACGGCCAGCGCCTGCCGTTGTCGTCCATCGCGCGGTGGGAGTACGGCATGGCGCCGGACCGGATCTATCACAGCCAGCAGTTCGCCTCGGTCTGGATCGAGTTCGCGCTGGCGCCCGGCGTCACTCTGGACCAGGCGGTGAAAGCGGTGGACCAGGCCATGGCCAGGATCATGCTGCCCACCCATGTGCAGGCGCGGCTCAGCGGCGAGGCCGGTGGCTTCGAGAAACTGCGCGAGCGCCAGCTGTGGCTGATCCTCGGCGCGATGCTGGCGGTGTATCTGGTGCTGGGCGTGCTGTACGAAAGTTTCGTGCAGCCGCTGGCGATCCTCTCCACCCTGCCCTCGGCCGGCGTAGGCGCGTTGCTGGCGCTGATGGCCTTCGGCAACGAGCTGAACCTGATCTCGCTGCTCGGCCTGTTCCTGCTGGTGGGCGTGGTGATGAAGAACACCATCCTGATCATCGACTTCGCGCTGTCGGCCGAACGCGAGCGCGGCCTGTCGTCCTACGAGGCGATCTGCGAGGCGGCACGACTGCGGTTCCGCCCGATCCTGATGACCAGCGTGGCCGCGTTGCTGGGCACGTTGCCGCTGATGCTGGCCACCGGCGAAGGCTGGGAGATGCGCCAGCCGTTGGGCATTGCCATTGTCGGTGGCCTGCTGGTCAGCCAGTGGCTGACCCTGTACACCACGCCGGCGATCTATCTGGCGTCGGCGAAGCTGCGGCGCGCCGCGTGA